The Hypomesus transpacificus isolate Combined female unplaced genomic scaffold, fHypTra1 scaffold_61, whole genome shotgun sequence genomic sequence GCCGTGTGTAGCATGTTCCTTGCTAGCATGTTCCTGCCTAGTGTGTAGCGTGTTCCTGACTAACGTGTAGCGTGTTCCTGGCTAGCGTGTAGTGTATTCCTGGCTAGCGTGTAGTGTGTTCCTGGCTAGCGTGTAGCGTGTTCCTGGCAAGCGTGTAGTGTGTTCCTGGCTAGCATGTAGCGTGTTCCTGGCTAGCGTGTTGTGTGTTCCTGGCTAGCGTGTAGCGTGTTCCTGGCTAGCACGTAGTGTGTTCCTGGCTAGTGTGTAGCGTGTTCCTGGCTAGCGTGTAGTGTGTTCCTGGCTAGCATGTAGCGTGTTTCTGGCTAGCGTGTTGTTGGAGTGCTCACAGTGTCATCAGCAGGTCGTCGTCATGGGAACAGAGGGTCGGGGGTGTGATCATGGTGAGGGCGGGGCGGGGAGTCTTGGGGGGCGTGGCCGAAGGGAGGGGGGCGACGGTGGCCCTGACCCTGGAGGAGACGCCCCCGTGGGGGGCACGGCCAGActgctggggaggggagagaggggaggagagagttggagagggggagagagggtaggggggagaggtgaggagagagaggggaggggagagaggggaggggagagttggagagggggagagagttggagagggggagagagggtaggggggagaggggagaggttgagagagatagaggaagagagcagaagTGTATTTGCATGTTATTCAGTCTTATCTCTGGTGACTCACTATACCTGtctcactgacacacaaactcacacgcacactcaaacACTCTAAACATATACAAACCATAggaatacatacacaaacacacaacacactgatgcattaaaggggcaattgactgggttttttgggtatttcacactgttccttaaggtctccgaatagggtatgtaacattggttgggttgaaaatggcccgggtgctgttctatgccctctgacagatcctctgaaatgttcccgggaaaaaacactagcttttctccttttatggtatgctcattaatatttagataagctgcgcgctgattggttggttatcaacgagtgaagctgggagcaaaaacgcaacacggccaacagcaacactcgctgaaacaccgaagttggagacttgaaataaaaacgcgcaaataaatctattgtgtctacacaacactgttttcaacagattgactatatatcatttgaaatgataacattacttgttccCACTTCtattgttgaagcaaactggattgacttaggtgggtagaacgttaggctacagcttagcaaccaaaccatatcgtgattctactcggcttcagttagctagctaggctagctctagatatcttgctgtaaaataacatgacaaagatctggacaaacatgcatcgtgaattgtagattttcattacacaggttatttatttgaatgaaacacagtctagaatcaacgttagccccattgccaataaactaggctaaattatcacacattctatgctcttgcgttaactagcaagctaaacttgtttacatgcctacagtctaggtgttactagtaacagttactagcaatgctaacgtatcctgtatctaaaacctgcctttctccagttctttcaaatagattatctagacaggcgttagcaataagccagactgcagttcgttttctggctatttttcggaagcttcccttctaatgccgactacagctagtctagctagaatcatttgatgtgtgtagaaacgtatttagcattctacctggtatgctatatacaggaaacgttagcattgctaataactgttagcacaacatcatactgtccttatagcttgcggttgcaatgagcatacggttggaacagcacctctttccaggttcagcttcctagcatatcctgcttgaaattgtccaaggttgtcaaactgtcttgggtgaaatgttcagagcaaatgaatgattgagtgtcaaacttcgccgggatattctcatagacaacagcagccatgcctgttgaatgtttggctccttgggaagactgtgagtgttagccttccctgtacagcctggaacacagcatttacgaccgtggtccataatcaatatccttgttataattcaaaacgttcttctttgtaattccttataagtagcctacacagagcagcccgcagctaaactagtatcggagatagacgctacctctggctggtctggatgtaaattctggggcgtgacaaagatacagaccagagccaataagagggcgatcaccggtcctacgtaggaccggtggctttgttgaaaagctagcgttttacagcccaattttttctttttgagatttgaataggaaagaggtgtcaatggactttgatattcacggtatgttcagtttaccctccgaactgtcgtttttcaacaatgacaaggtaaaatcggttttgcagtcaattgcccctttaaacacTGTTTTCGTAAGAGTTTTATGGTACATACTACCACCTAGTGGACAGTTTAGGAAGTACATAAATATCCTGAAGTGaagagtgaatgtgtgttgaCCTGTCCAAGCTGTGCGTGAGAGTGTGTACCTGTCTGggctgtctggtgtgtgtgtgtgtgtgtgtgagtacctgTCGAGGCTGTCTGGTGTGTGAGGTAGCGAGGGTCTCTGTAGGTCGAGGCTGGTGCCTGaaatcatcaccatcatcaacaccatcatcaccaccatcatcaccatcatcatcaccaccatcatcaccaccatcatcaacaccatcctcaccaccatcatcaccaccaccatcaccaccatcaccatcatcaccatcaccaccatcaccaccatcatcatcaccaccatcaccaccatcatcaccatcaccaccatcaccaccatcatcatcatcaccaccatcatcaccaccatcatcaacaccatcatcaccaccatcatcaccaccatcatcaacaccatcctcaccaccatcatcaccaccaccatcatcaccatcaccaccatcaccaccatcatcatcaccaccatcaccaccatcatcaccatcaccaccatcatcaacaccatcaccaccatcatcaccatcaccatcatcaccatcatcaccaccaccatcaccaccatcaccaccatcatcaccaccaccatcaccaccatcatcatcaccaccatcaccacctttAAGGGTAGGCAGAGCGTACAGTCCTGGCCCAGAGGTGCAGTTGAAAACCCCCacctccaaccccccacccctccacagacacctccacccccccccccccccccccccccccccccccccctccacacctgtaGGGGTGTGCAGGGCTCCTGGTGCTGGTCCTCAGGTGAAGGTAGAGGTTGCTGCTCAGACTGAGCGGGTTGAAAACagcttcctcctccagctgcttcaGACTGgcctgcaacacacaccactgttACGTAGCGAgggtgtgtttgtaggtgtgtgcgtgtagcctgcaacacacaccactgttacgtagcgagggtgtgtgtttgtaggtgtgtgtgtgtagcctgcaacacacaccactgttacgtagcgagggtgtgtgtttgtaggtgtgtgtgtgtgtagcctgcaacacacaccactgttaggtagcgagggtgtgtgtttgtaggtgtgtgtgtgtgtagcctgcaacacacaccactgttacgtagcgagggtgtgtgtttgtaggtgtgtgtgtgtgtagcctgcaacacacaccactgttaggtagcgagggtgtgtgtttgtaggtgtgtgtgcgtgtagcctgcaacacacaccactgttacgtcgcgagggtgtgtgtttgtaggtgtgtgtgtgtgtagcctgcaacacacaccactgttacgtagcgagggtgtgtgtttgtaggtgtgtgtgtgtgtagcagggtcaGTCCTACCTGTATGGTTGCCATGGCGTGAGTGGGCGGGGCCTGACTGCAGACAGGCATGTTGCATGGCAACAGTGTCTCCCTGCAGACCACGggcctgaggaggagggagagggagggggagggggaggcctgCAGCACGTAGAAGGAGCACACTCttcctgcccctgcctctgcccctccccctgaaGGAGGCTTCACTGAGCCCTGAGGAGGCTCCGAACGCATCAGAAGGAACCAGTCACgggtctgggacacacacatacgtaagACCATCTGTATTTTCTCTCtatgcaccccccctccccccccccccccccccctcagactgACCCTGAGGGCGTGGCAGAGCCCCTGGAACAGGTACAGATTGTCCTCCATGTGGTCCCAGTCCAGCTGCCAGCAGCTGGTAGGCTTTAGGACCAGGGGGAGACCGTACAGTAGagactcacacactccctctgcaCGCAgcaacctgacacacacacacacaccatacacacatatacacacacatacatgtacaacacacacaatacGGTGAGGTCATAAAAGCATTACATCACCTGTCTGACTTCACTATGAAAATCACATGCAAACTACCAGAGCTTTATTACTGCTGTTTGAGActggtgtgacagagagagacgggggggagggggagagagagagagagggagggagggaggaagagggggaaggggagggggagggggagagagagggagagagggaaagagggagggagagagagagagagagagagagagagagggagggatcatTCAGTTGGGACAAAGATGACTTTGATATGAGTGTTCCACCCTGAACATTCCACATCCTCCACTGTTAGAATGGGCCCattcataacacacacacacacgcacagccttACTTGATGGCCCTGAGTCTCTGAGGCGCAGGGCTGTGATTGGCCGGGGACTTGGTGGGAGGCAGGAAGTCCTGGATGCTCTCGGTCTTGACCCcgaggtcaagggtcagagggaggagggcggggcttAGCAAGCGCTCCTGCATGTCACACTTCACAAacactggaggggaggagagggtgagaggtaagagagatggaggaagggggggaggagaaagggaaaagggggagggaggagaggcaggtagagaggcaggtagagaggcaggtagagaggcaggtagagtgagagacaggcctcacctggtgttggtgtgtgggcGTGTCCGGGCGTTGCCCCCGGTGACAGGCAGGGCGGCAGCAGCAGGTGCAGGTGTTCTCGCTCGCTGCCCTGCTCCTGGAGCCACGCCTTCAACACCGTCTCCAAGGCAACCACGCTGTTGTCCACGGGCTGCAGGTCGATCTCAGTACTCAACACCAGCCTGTCTAGAAACACAACACATAGATATGAGGGGAGATAAAATATCATGGAATGAGCTTTGAAATATTAAAAACATAGATACGgaataaacagacacacatcagtTCTGGTTCTAGTTATCTAGATATGTAGAGCACAGATTGACAGGTTGGAGGACCAATGAGAGTGGTCCACTCGTTAATGAATGTGTGCACTTCTGCTCGTCCACCACTAGGTGGGGGTAGAGTGCAACAGTTCCAGGGAGTGTCTTGACCATGTCTCAGGAAGACAGCTTGTGATGCAGACCAAGAACATGAAACCTTCCTCCCGTCTTGGGTGGTGAAAACAGAGAAAGCTCACAAGTCCCAACAATGTCCGATTAATACAAATAGATCTTTGAATCATATAAGGAATTATCTTAAGACTTTCAAGGCACTATTCACTGTGATGTAAAGATACAAACTTGTCATTGTAATAATAACCGTTTTAAAACCATGGAAATTAAACTACAAGTCCCAGATAAACGCCCAGTGACTAGCCGATGAGTGGCCTTCATGATTGTAGTTCTTTCGGCACACTAAACTGTTGTGTGTGATGGTGACAAGTTTCACAATGGTTTAATAGTTTAATCCAACTCTTGATTAAAAGAGTTCTATGCCAacccagtctcacacacacacacacacacacacacacacacacacacacacacacacacacacacacacacacagagcaacagagtGGCCAGTGATGGATGGGTCTCAGAGGACAAGCCTGTAAGGAGTGGTCTAAAGTGTCCGGGGGTTCTAGAACACTCCCGTCCATCTTCTCTGGGCTTCAATCGTTAATGAGCCATCAGTCCACAACTAACGAcctgggatggagggatggagagagaggagagtcggGTCGTcatggggatggagggatggagagagaggagaggagggtcgtcatggggatggagggatgagagggatcCATCAATTACCCTCAAGATGACGGAAAAAtgtaaggagagaaagaaaggggtgaagccacatacagacagaatgtagaaatagagaagagagagggagagggaaggagagagatagtgaggagGAGAAAttgggagagggaagaggaaagtagagagagagggaggaagagaaggagtgggggagggatgaggaaagtagagagagggaggaagagaaagagagagtgggggagggactGGAAATCGATGAGACCCATAATGATCGTCCAGGGAGTTCCAGGAGAAATCAGAAGAGTCAGCACTCTGAGAAAAAGGAGGTATGAAGACcgtaggggagaggggagggggggagggggaggggggaggagggggggaggggaggagggggaggggaggaggggggaggggaggagggggaggaggggaggagggggggagggtggatcAGACGGGACAGTAGAAGATGAGAAATCACCCCTGACAGGAGAGCTTGTTCTCCGATAATTACATCAGCCCACAACCTGGTGGAGCTACAGGAGACTACACTATAGGTGAGACCTGGTGGAGCTACAGCACTATAGGTGACACCTGGTGGAGCTACAGCACTATAGGTGACACCTGGTGGAGCTACAGCACTATAGGTGACACCTGGTGGAGCTACAGCACTATAGGTGAGACCTGGTGGAGCTACAGGAGACTACACTATAGGTGAGACCTGGTGGAGCTACAGCACTATAGGTGACACCTGGTGGAGCTACAGCACTATAGGTGACACCTGGTGGAGCTACAGCACTATAGGTGACACCTGGTGGAGCTACAGCACTATAGGTGAGACCTGGTGGAGCTACAGCACTATAGGTGAGACCgatgaccctgtgtgtgtgtgtgtgtgtgtgtgtgtgtgtgtgtgtgtgtgtgtgagtgtgtgaatgagtatgtgtgtgtgtgagtgtgtgaatgagtatgtgtcctagatgtgtgtgtgtgaatgagtatgtgtcctagatgtgtgtgtgtgagtgtgtgtgagtgtgtgagtacaacaaaataaagaaaacatataTACCTCTATAGAAACcttttttgaaaatgtattttccaaCCTATAGAAACCTctttgcaaatgtgtgtgtgtgtgttcctgtctgcAGGTGAGAAAAAAAtgcctgtgtgtgaatgtgtgtgtgtatgtgtgtatgagtgtgtgtgtatacatgtgtgtgtatgagtgtgtatgagtgtgtgtgtgtgtatgagtgtgtgtgtgtgtttcagcaggaCAGGTCAGGGTGGGGTTTCCTCCACAGCATCATTCTAAACCTGCTGAGCATGATGGAAAACtgtctgaaggagagagagggggaggagggagggaggagagggggatgggggggagaggggtggggggaggtgggattAGGATAGGGTTAGTTAGGATagtggagagaaaaaagaaaagatagaGATTTAATTATTCAGATTGAAATGAAAATAATATTAAGAGTTGACATTTTTCTtagatgctctctctccctccctctgtctctctctctctctctcccccacttttctcttttcctccacATGTCATCCGTCATTTGTGAAAGCTACTTATCTctagcagggagagagggggagggtagagagagggggtggggaggggggatagagggagagggggggggggagagagggggaggggggagagagggagagagagaggggggagagaaggagatagaggtaaagagatggagaaagaagagaggaattAAGATGGAATGAAAGGAGATAtttagatgagtgtgtgtgtgtgtgtacaggaagtATGTTCTTATAATAGAAGCTCAAGGAGCTTATTGAGGAAGAGATTATGTACAACACTCTTTATGACTTACACCTCTCACAATGTAAAGACACTGGAAATGTAGAAGGCTTGTGtttgtagggtgtgtgtgtgtgacgggtagttgtgtgtgtgtgtgtgtgaccttctGTCAAAGAAGGGAATGACACAAAAATCTTTAGTTTAGGGTTGAAACCCCCCCTTCTcaatttctcttttttctctaattctctctctcaggtttaTGTATCGAGCCCTTTTTCTGCCCAGTGTCTCTCCTGTTCATCTGGTCTCTCCATAAGCTGCCCAGTGTCTCTCCTGTTCATCTGGTCTCTCCATAAGCTGCCCAGTGTCTCTCCGGTTCATCTGGTCTCTCCATAAGCTGCCCAGTGTCTCTCCTGTTCATCTGGTCTCTCCAGAAGCTGTCCAGTGTCCCTCctgttcctctggtctctccagaAGCTGCCCAGtgtctctcctgttcctctggtctctccagaAGCTGTCCAGtgtctctcctgttcctctggtctctccagaAGCTGTCCAGtgtctctcctgttcctctggtctctccagaAGCTGTCCAGTGTCTCTCCTGTAACTCTGGTCTCTCCAGAAGCTGTCCAGtgtctctcctgttcctctggtctctccagaAGCTGTCCAGTGTCTCTCCTGTAACTCTGGTCTATCtctccggtctctctctccggtctctctctctttcaacagATTAGTTTCAACTTCTTATCTCCCAAATGGAGAGCTTATCTTCAAAAGAACTACAATTCCGATGTCATGATAACAGAATCATATTTATAGGAGGGTAGATAACAGCCAGTTGACAAATTTGTCGTCATGGCGAGAGATAACACAGACGCCCGgatttgatttattttataggactgtgtgtgtgtgttctgagtgtgtgtgtgtgttcggagtgtgtgtgtgtgatctgagtgtgtgatctgtgtgtgttctgagtgtgtgtgggatgagGAAACTAAAGGGAGCCTAAGGGTCTGGGTCTtatttgacccctgacctctatctatcagacacacacacacatcgcctaACTCTACTCAGTATTGTTTTACTGGGATTGAGGTTAACTTTACTAACTCACTGTCAGACATCAACAttgaagcaggagagagaggcggggggtagagaggggggaggagaggagagagagggagggagagagaaggagagtagaggagagagagagagggtggggggagagaggaggaagacagagatagagagtgaatGGAATCTGTTTCAGGTGTTCTATAGAACCCTTGAAGACATATTTATTTCTGGCCTCTCTgacacgctgtgtgtgtgtgtgtatatatataagatAATTAAATGTAAAAGTGTGTCTTATCTTCTAGTAATAACTTGGCCCATGTttggagacacacactcacctgcacacacacacacacatgcccacccTAATTAAGTAGGCAGAGTTGGCAACAGGATAGCAGAACCACCCAAGCAGCCAAAGACCATAATTCACTTAATTGTACAAatggcagcagtgtgtgtgtgtgtgtgtgtgtttgatggattgaacagtgagtgtgtgtgtgtgtgtaagtgattgagtgagcgtgtgtgtgtgtgtgagagaaagaacgtgtgaatgagtgaatgtatgtgtgtgtgagtgtgtgacagcgtgtgtgtccCTTTTCACCAACCAGTGAAATATTGACGTCCTGCTTTTAATATCCCCCTTGTTGCCCCCGGCGATGCCCACCAGGCAGCCCGTCTCCTTGGCAACCCCACTCAGGACTGAGAGGACCAGGACAGGCTCTGAcggcagagcacacacacacacacacacacacacgcacacaccacctgTTGCGTGTGTAGAGGGCAGTTACAAAGAGATAGAAGAACAAGctaaaccctctctctctctctctctctctctctctctctatccctctctctctctatccctctctctctccgtctctctctctccctccctctctctctgtcgctctccacctctctctccctctctccccgtctctccccgtctctctccccgtctctctccctctctctctccctccctctctctctatcgctctccacctctctctccttctctctctctctctctctctctctctctcccccctccctcccccccctctactTGAGCTTTAGTGAAAACAGGATACTAAACTGGGTGTGAACTAGGCCACATGGCACATCCTCttaccaccagcagcagcacacacacacacacacacacacacacacacacacacacacacacacactcgtacagccacacacacacacacacacacacacactcgtacagccacacacacacacacacacacacacacacacacactcgtacacacacacacacacagctgtcccaGCAGTCAGTGTCTCCAGGCGTGATGTTGAGGACAGAGGATCTGTTCAGGCCTCTTGCATAACTGTTCTCAACAACAGATACTGCAGAAGGCTGTCTCttattatctgtgtgtgtgtgtgtgtgtgtgcgtatcgcattatatttactgtatttggtgtttttttctgttttgaaaATGTGCCCAGAACATCTTGCAATAGCTACATTATACTGATGAACGGCTGTATGacaggcggtgtgtgtgtgtgtgtctgtgcttgtgtgtgctttggtgtgtgtgtgtgtctgtgcttgtgtgtgctttggtgtgtgtgtgtctgtgcttgtgtgtgctttggtgtgtgtgtgtgtgtgtctgtgcttgtgtgtgcttgtgtctgctttggtgtttgtgtgtgtgtgtgtgtgcttgtgtgtgctttggtgtgtgtgtgtgtgtgtctgtgcttgtgtctgctttggtgtgtgtgtgtgcttgtgtgtgctttggtgtgtgtgtgtgtgtgtgtgtgtgtgtctgtgcttgtctgtgcttgtgtctgcttt encodes the following:
- the LOC124465836 gene encoding meiosis 1 arrest protein translates to MDARRSRSGPSPACRPASFSRQPPRVLVVEVAPPWWSETGGTLCDALDNVLTLASSVDGPCRLPLLCTYALTCQLECLLPFVQVRGNLARLRSCVEELRSLPGEGSVSRPRDELLVRAVLDSMQQYKQYTRHAGNHSSYHSSVEVTVVTSRPGRGVMRQLEAGLQGADLVSLRRILLVELRAVGRDAAESTNETPSPEETEDRLVLSTEIDLQPVDNSVVALETVLKAWLQEQGSEREHLHLLLPPCLSPGATPGHAHTPTPVFVKCDMQERLLSPALLPLTLDLGVKTESIQDFLPPTKSPANHSPAPQRLRAIKLLRAEGVCESLLYGLPLVLKPTSCWQLDWDHMEDNLYLFQGLCHALRTRDWFLLMRSEPPQGSVKPPSGGGAEAGAGRVCSFYVLQASPSPSLSLLLRPVVCRETLLPCNMPVCSQAPPTHAMATIQASLKQLEEEAVFNPLSLSSNLYLHLRTSTRSPAHPYRCGGDDGGDDDGDDGGDDGVDDGDDFRHQPRPTETLATSHTRQPRQQSGRAPHGGVSSRVRATVAPLPSATPPKTPRPALTMITPPTLCSHDDDLLMTL